The Hemicordylus capensis ecotype Gifberg chromosome 6, rHemCap1.1.pri, whole genome shotgun sequence genome window below encodes:
- the EPGN gene encoding epigen yields the protein MESINKGYVVAPTYLKSVQSCHEEHHNYCINGLCIFHVELKTPTCRCLAGYSGERCEHLMLNSYTQFSSEHYIAVGTAAGMLLIAIAAVIYCYIRQRCRKTKSSYKVCYEKTAV from the exons ATGGAGTCAATCAACAAGG GATATGTGGTAGCCCCTACGTATCTGAAAAGTGTGCAGTCCTGCCATGAAGAGCATCACAACTATTGTATTAATGGCCTCTGCATATTTCATGTGGAACTGAAGACACCCACCTGCAG GTGCCTTGCAGGTTATAGTGGCGAAAGATGTGAACATTTGATGTTAAACTCCTATACACAGTTTTCCAGTGAACATTACATTGCTGTTGGGACTGCTGCTGGAATGCTATTAATTGCAATTGCTGCTGTAATATACTGCTACATAAGACAAAG GTGCAGAAAGACCAAATCTTCTTACAAAGTCTGCTATGAGAAGACAGCAGTGTGA